One part of the Aurantibacillus circumpalustris genome encodes these proteins:
- a CDS encoding class I SAM-dependent methyltransferase — protein MDKNKKVYSDKKVIDWYGQLEEIWPIEKKIFAEYKNLLQSGNFLDVGVGGGRTTKYLANICKHYTGIDYSEKFIEKLKEHYPEFEYYTIDASDMSAFQDQTFDFVNFSFNGMDYVDLDNRKKIFSEMYRVLKPKGLFFFSTHNKNHFSFNINPWRNKNNSFSINIKTFLKLVPYLIKKQRQKTHTVYHKDYAIINDSAHNYELMTFYTSPAFLRRQLSDNGFVEIDYYLKSGEKKDDSQLEEWIFATAKKA, from the coding sequence ATGGATAAAAACAAGAAGGTATATTCTGATAAAAAAGTGATTGATTGGTATGGTCAATTGGAAGAAATTTGGCCGATCGAAAAAAAAATCTTTGCCGAATATAAAAATTTGCTGCAATCAGGCAACTTTTTAGATGTTGGAGTAGGTGGCGGACGCACAACCAAGTATCTAGCAAACATCTGTAAGCACTATACAGGAATCGATTATTCAGAGAAATTTATTGAAAAACTAAAGGAGCATTATCCTGAATTCGAGTATTATACTATCGACGCATCTGATATGTCTGCCTTTCAAGATCAAACATTTGATTTTGTTAACTTTTCTTTCAATGGCATGGATTATGTAGATTTGGATAATCGAAAAAAAATCTTTTCAGAGATGTACCGTGTTTTGAAGCCGAAGGGATTATTTTTCTTCTCCACGCATAATAAAAATCATTTTAGTTTTAATATTAATCCATGGCGGAATAAAAATAATTCCTTCAGCATAAATATTAAAACTTTTTTAAAACTAGTACCGTATTTGATTAAAAAACAAAGACAAAAAACACACACGGTATACCATAAGGATTACGCAATTATTAATGATTCAGCTCATAATTATGAACTAATGACATTTTATACATCCCCTGCTTTTTTACGAAGACAATTGAGTGATAATGGCTTTGTTGAAATAGATTATTATCTGAAGTCAGGTGAAAAGAAAGATGATTCGCAATTAGAAGAATGGATTTTTGCTACTGCAAAGAAGGCTTAG
- a CDS encoding alpha-1,2-fucosyltransferase: MIILSDKPGQLGNLLFLYANFLAYGFEHQIKISNPSFCNFLKYFESTQKRSTVLAKLNYTLAFYTSKILHKTKIKIPFISVTCLLWDESCNLDIPSNIFNKGGLRLVQGWLYRAPDLLLKHKQQIIDYFKPTQELTKKIDDFFKNTFAPTTEIIIGIHIRRGDYENFQGGKYYYSLDKYSTIVNVVSDLFQNKKIHFLICSNEPIDLNKINKGNHNMSKAPNHELMDMYCLSRCNYIIGPPSTYSMWASFYGSVPLYQVSEPNRKISLIDFNII; encoded by the coding sequence ATGATCATTTTATCAGATAAACCCGGTCAGTTAGGCAATTTACTTTTTTTGTATGCAAACTTCTTGGCCTATGGATTTGAGCATCAGATTAAAATTTCAAACCCTTCTTTTTGTAATTTCCTTAAATATTTTGAAAGCACTCAAAAACGTTCGACAGTTCTTGCTAAACTAAATTATACCCTTGCTTTTTATACTTCAAAAATTCTTCACAAGACAAAAATAAAAATCCCGTTTATTTCTGTGACTTGTCTGTTGTGGGATGAATCCTGTAATCTGGATATTCCAAGCAATATATTTAACAAAGGCGGATTGCGTTTAGTGCAAGGTTGGTTATATAGAGCCCCGGATTTATTATTAAAGCACAAACAACAGATCATTGACTATTTTAAACCTACTCAAGAACTAACAAAGAAGATAGACGATTTTTTTAAAAACACATTTGCTCCCACGACTGAAATTATTATTGGAATACATATTCGAAGGGGGGACTATGAGAATTTTCAGGGAGGTAAATATTATTATTCGTTAGATAAATACAGTACGATTGTTAACGTCGTGTCTGATCTTTTTCAAAATAAAAAAATACACTTCCTTATTTGTTCCAATGAACCGATTGATTTGAACAAAATAAACAAGGGAAATCATAACATGAGCAAGGCGCCTAATCATGAATTAATGGATATGTATTGTCTCAGTCGTTGTAACTACATTATTGGACCTCCAAGTACCTATAGCATGTGGGCTTCGTTTTATGGAAGTGTTCCTTTGTATCAGGTTAGTGAACCAAATAGAAAAATATCTCTGATTGATTTTAATATTATCTAA
- a CDS encoding glycosyltransferase family 4 protein, which yields MRIGIILTGDNTWAGGLYYSLNIIKLLSEISLTKKITVVVFVNNSASKDLLQEIALTNVELVNFDNKGFFYRVYCKLMGILTNSNYRFVQDINSEKLDLLYPLIHYEKGHENLNCRAIYWLYDFQHKFLPELFSLEEIIKRDTNFKEITEKAKTIVLSSKDSKNHLLQFYPICKARLFVYNFVSLIENKNTKSPIGFPTDYLVVCNQFWPHKNHMVVLKGVELLVKANKSIHVVFTGKYDDERNKDYVTKLQSFIKEKNIEGYITFTGFIAREDQVSIIANAKAVIQPSLFEGWSTVIEDAKALNKFLIVSTISIHREQIAENVKFFDPQDKVTLSEHMHQVMNKPLEKFEGNYNSNIEHSKKDLLTLFQIN from the coding sequence GTGAGAATAGGAATCATATTAACAGGTGACAATACTTGGGCTGGAGGCTTATATTATTCTTTGAATATTATCAAATTACTGAGTGAAATTTCTTTAACCAAAAAAATAACTGTTGTCGTTTTTGTCAACAATAGTGCCTCAAAAGACCTATTACAAGAAATTGCTCTTACGAATGTAGAACTTGTTAATTTTGATAACAAGGGTTTCTTTTACAGAGTATACTGCAAACTAATGGGTATTCTTACAAATAGTAATTACCGATTTGTTCAGGATATCAATTCAGAAAAATTAGATCTTTTGTATCCTTTAATTCATTATGAAAAAGGACATGAAAATTTAAACTGTCGAGCCATCTATTGGCTTTACGACTTTCAACATAAATTTTTGCCGGAGTTGTTTAGTCTGGAAGAAATTATAAAAAGAGATACAAATTTTAAAGAAATCACTGAAAAAGCGAAAACCATTGTGCTTTCAAGCAAGGACTCTAAAAATCACTTGCTTCAATTTTATCCTATCTGCAAAGCGCGGCTGTTCGTGTACAATTTTGTTTCGCTGATTGAAAATAAAAACACAAAGTCACCGATTGGGTTTCCGACTGATTATTTAGTGGTGTGTAATCAATTCTGGCCACACAAAAATCATATGGTAGTTCTAAAAGGGGTTGAACTATTGGTGAAAGCAAATAAATCTATACACGTTGTGTTTACTGGTAAGTACGATGATGAAAGAAACAAGGACTATGTAACCAAACTACAATCTTTTATTAAGGAAAAAAACATAGAGGGCTACATAACGTTTACAGGATTTATTGCCAGAGAAGATCAAGTCAGTATCATCGCAAATGCTAAAGCCGTTATACAGCCAAGTTTATTTGAAGGGTGGAGCACGGTAATTGAAGATGCTAAGGCTTTAAATAAATTTCTAATCGTTTCAACGATTTCTATTCACAGGGAACAAATTGCAGAAAATGTAAAATTTTTTGACCCACAAGATAAAGTTACATTGTCTGAACATATGCATCAAGTGATGAATAAGCCATTAGAAAAGTTTGAAGGAAATTATAATTCAAACATTGAACACTCAAAAAAGGATCTACTAACATTATTTCAAATCAATTAA
- a CDS encoding glycosyltransferase family 2 protein has protein sequence MAVKISIITPSYNQAEYLEQTILSVLGQNYGNLEYIIIDGGSTDNSVEIIKKYEKQLHYWVSERDSGQSAAINKGIQQASGEIIAWLNSDDLYCENTLHIVSDLFEKNSEVDIVYGDVINFDTKGKETRITNQFEINDFFSRVSIHQPGVFWRRSLHAEFGLIDEKLFYCMDYDLWMPLFLNCKSMRTEKVLARFREHGHSKTGSKPIGLYNEYALVVSRFFNSLSENTWSKKLTASGINYDKETKRYKLNEKYNESILSKIFWNYLQNCVETEYTKGDFLGVNRLFILNPHLLFHTKGLLIFLKTNSLFIFLRNKN, from the coding sequence GTGGCTGTAAAAATTAGCATAATCACTCCTTCCTATAATCAGGCAGAATATCTCGAACAAACCATTCTGTCTGTTTTAGGCCAAAACTATGGCAATCTGGAATACATTATTATTGACGGAGGAAGTACAGACAACAGTGTAGAGATTATTAAAAAATATGAAAAGCAGTTACATTATTGGGTAAGTGAAAGAGATTCAGGACAAAGTGCAGCTATTAATAAAGGGATTCAACAAGCAAGCGGCGAGATCATTGCATGGCTGAACAGCGACGATCTCTATTGCGAAAACACACTTCATATCGTATCTGATTTATTCGAAAAGAATAGTGAAGTTGATATCGTTTATGGAGATGTAATTAATTTCGATACTAAGGGCAAGGAAACGCGAATAACCAATCAATTTGAAATAAACGATTTTTTTTCAAGAGTATCTATTCATCAACCGGGTGTATTCTGGCGTAGGAGCTTGCATGCAGAGTTTGGCTTGATAGATGAGAAATTATTTTACTGCATGGACTATGATCTTTGGATGCCACTTTTTCTAAATTGCAAATCCATGCGTACAGAAAAAGTCCTCGCTCGATTCAGAGAACATGGTCATTCTAAAACTGGCTCCAAGCCTATTGGTTTATATAATGAGTATGCACTTGTCGTTTCAAGATTCTTTAATTCACTTTCTGAAAATACATGGAGTAAAAAACTAACCGCTTCAGGAATAAATTATGATAAGGAAACTAAACGATATAAATTAAACGAGAAATATAATGAGAGTATTCTCTCTAAAATTTTCTGGAATTACCTTCAAAATTGTGTGGAAACAGAATACACTAAAGGAGATTTTTTAGGGGTCAACCGTTTGTTTATTTTAAACCCTCACTTATTATTTCATACAAAAGGATTGCTTATTTTTCTCAAAACAAACTCATTGTTTATTTTTTTAAGGAATAAAAACTGA
- the asnB gene encoding asparagine synthase (glutamine-hydrolyzing) — protein MCGISGFIDKQQRSSLGVLQNMTTSLQHRGPDASGYHFTENAKVQIGLGHRRLSVIDLSESGKQPMHFQHFSIVFNGEIYNYKEIQKELIDLGHSFISHSDTEVILQAYSRWGPSCLKKFTGMFAFVIYDKEKEEVLCARDRAGVKPFFYYFNNGLFLFASELKAFHEHPDFVKKINSEAMAAFIQFGNVPGELCIFDHCHKLKPGHVLKFSFLNSELSLQKYWDVYDAYNKPKLGISFTEAKIETEKVLKKACDYRMVSDVPVGVFLSGGYDSACVTALLQKDRTEKIKTFTIAVPDIGLNEAPYAADIAKQIGTEHHEFNCSMQEAKELLSQLPYFYDEPFADSSAIPSMLLSRLAKKEVTVALSADAGDEVFAGYNRYDYLMKHGNFLSKTPAPLRKMAVGLMNTIPAKSLPYFNERYNFANRYEKLKSLLVDPSAKNMMLSLSKQYNDQQLEELLSRKIKFPATAYLSEQLKEQFYTPLSYMMAVDYQTYLPDDILQKVDRASMSSGLEAREPFLDHHVIEWAAQLPDEFKYNKGIKKYILKEIVHQYLPEDKMNRPKMGFAIPIEKWLSEDLKSTVEEFLSDTRIKQQGLFHVAPIKKLKEEFFSGKTELGLKIWYLLMFQMWHKKWME, from the coding sequence ATGTGTGGTATTTCTGGTTTTATCGATAAGCAGCAACGATCCTCTTTGGGCGTTTTGCAAAACATGACCACCAGCCTCCAGCACCGTGGTCCTGATGCTTCGGGTTACCATTTCACAGAAAACGCTAAAGTGCAAATAGGTCTGGGTCATCGTCGTCTATCGGTGATTGATTTGAGTGAGAGTGGTAAACAACCCATGCATTTTCAACACTTCTCCATTGTATTTAACGGCGAAATATATAATTACAAAGAGATTCAAAAAGAACTGATCGACCTTGGACATTCATTTATAAGTCATTCAGATACAGAAGTAATTTTACAAGCCTATTCGCGCTGGGGCCCAAGCTGTCTGAAAAAGTTTACTGGCATGTTTGCATTTGTTATTTATGATAAAGAAAAGGAAGAGGTTTTATGTGCACGCGACCGTGCTGGAGTTAAGCCATTTTTTTATTATTTTAATAATGGATTATTTTTGTTCGCCTCAGAATTAAAAGCCTTCCACGAACATCCTGATTTTGTAAAGAAAATAAACTCCGAGGCTATGGCGGCGTTTATTCAGTTTGGAAATGTGCCCGGTGAGCTTTGTATCTTTGACCATTGTCATAAATTAAAACCGGGACATGTTTTAAAATTTTCATTCTTAAATTCTGAATTGAGCCTTCAAAAATATTGGGATGTGTATGATGCATACAACAAACCTAAACTAGGAATTTCTTTTACTGAGGCGAAAATTGAAACTGAAAAAGTATTAAAGAAGGCCTGCGACTACCGCATGGTATCTGATGTTCCAGTAGGAGTGTTTTTAAGTGGAGGATACGACAGTGCCTGCGTGACGGCCTTACTGCAAAAAGATAGAACGGAGAAAATAAAAACTTTTACAATTGCAGTTCCTGATATAGGATTGAATGAAGCGCCGTACGCCGCAGATATCGCAAAACAAATCGGAACAGAGCATCATGAATTTAATTGCAGCATGCAAGAAGCAAAGGAACTCCTATCGCAACTTCCTTACTTTTATGATGAACCATTTGCTGATAGCAGTGCCATTCCTTCAATGCTCTTAAGTCGACTCGCAAAAAAAGAGGTAACAGTTGCTTTAAGCGCTGATGCTGGGGATGAAGTTTTTGCAGGCTACAATCGCTACGATTATTTAATGAAGCATGGAAATTTTTTAAGTAAAACACCTGCACCGTTGAGAAAGATGGCTGTTGGACTTATGAACACTATTCCTGCAAAGTCATTGCCTTATTTTAATGAGCGTTATAATTTTGCTAACCGTTATGAAAAATTAAAATCCCTTCTCGTTGATCCTTCGGCCAAAAACATGATGTTGAGTTTAAGCAAGCAATATAACGATCAACAACTTGAGGAATTATTAAGTCGCAAAATAAAATTTCCTGCCACCGCTTATCTAAGCGAACAATTAAAAGAGCAATTTTATACACCACTATCTTATATGATGGCGGTTGACTATCAAACTTATTTGCCGGATGACATACTTCAAAAAGTTGACCGTGCTTCCATGAGTTCGGGATTAGAAGCAAGGGAGCCCTTTCTGGATCATCATGTGATTGAATGGGCAGCGCAGTTGCCAGACGAGTTCAAATACAATAAAGGCATTAAAAAATACATTCTAAAAGAAATTGTTCATCAATACTTACCGGAAGATAAAATGAACCGTCCTAAAATGGGTTTTGCTATACCAATAGAAAAATGGTTAAGTGAAGATTTAAAATCTACAGTAGAAGAGTTTCTTAGTGATACACGTATTAAGCAGCAGGGATTGTTTCATGTGGCTCCTATTAAAAAACTAAAAGAAGAATTTTTTTCAGGAAAAACCGAACTAGGTTTAAAGATTTGGTACCTGCTTATGTTTCAAATGTGGCATAAAAAATGGATGGAATAA
- a CDS encoding glycosyltransferase, with the protein MNKNTLYITFDGLSDPLGQSQILPYVCGLAQSGFHVNVLSCEKKERLRKEKTTILSAIDKLPISWNYILYDAEGGMLSRFFYILRIWNLARKTHRKKNIELVHCRSYLASLIGLAFKRRFKIPFVFDMRGFWADERLDGGIWKEGKPIEAFFYSYFKKKEKQFLSESDAVISLTHAGLKELNAQFPKNNLDERTTIIPCCTNTDKFSRKAVKPVDSLVDVSSNDHVLIYTGSIGTWYYTKEMIDCILIWKQLIPNLKLLILTKDAEELDKILTNYTLEQRKIIISASASYKDVPAYLSIAKAAIFFIKPAYSKIASSPTKMAECWAMGLPIITNSGIGDNDLYFNTNKGGVLVEGFSTPDYRSACQSYLSLSADPDHYRSIALNHFDTSMAIAKYVAIYKKLTAKS; encoded by the coding sequence TTGAACAAAAACACACTTTATATAACGTTTGACGGACTGAGTGATCCCTTAGGCCAATCGCAGATTCTACCATATGTATGCGGTCTTGCTCAAAGCGGCTTTCATGTAAATGTCCTTTCTTGTGAAAAAAAAGAAAGACTAAGAAAAGAAAAAACAACCATTTTATCAGCTATTGACAAACTTCCGATTAGTTGGAACTACATTTTATATGACGCTGAAGGAGGAATGTTATCCCGATTTTTCTACATACTACGTATCTGGAATCTTGCAAGAAAAACGCATCGTAAAAAGAATATCGAGCTTGTACATTGCCGTAGTTACCTTGCGTCGCTTATTGGTTTGGCGTTTAAACGTCGTTTTAAAATTCCTTTTGTATTTGATATGCGCGGTTTTTGGGCCGATGAACGTTTGGACGGAGGGATATGGAAAGAAGGAAAACCAATTGAAGCGTTTTTTTATTCCTACTTTAAGAAAAAGGAAAAACAATTTTTATCTGAATCAGATGCTGTCATTTCGCTCACACATGCAGGGCTAAAAGAGTTAAACGCCCAATTTCCGAAAAACAATTTGGACGAAAGGACTACAATAATACCATGTTGTACAAATACAGACAAGTTTAGTCGAAAAGCAGTTAAACCGGTGGATTCTCTAGTCGATGTGTCGTCCAATGATCATGTTCTCATATACACAGGCTCAATTGGAACCTGGTATTACACAAAAGAGATGATCGATTGTATTCTTATTTGGAAACAGTTAATTCCGAATCTTAAACTCCTTATCCTTACAAAAGATGCAGAGGAATTGGATAAAATTCTAACTAATTACACTTTAGAACAAAGAAAAATAATTATTTCTGCGAGCGCTTCATACAAGGATGTGCCAGCATACCTATCTATTGCAAAGGCAGCAATCTTTTTTATTAAACCTGCTTATTCTAAAATTGCATCTTCACCAACAAAAATGGCAGAATGTTGGGCTATGGGACTTCCAATAATTACAAACTCAGGTATAGGGGATAATGACCTTTATTTTAATACAAATAAGGGCGGTGTATTGGTGGAGGGTTTTTCGACGCCTGATTATCGTTCCGCTTGTCAAAGCTATCTTTCTCTTTCAGCAGATCCTGATCATTACAGAAGCATTGCGTTAAATCACTTTGACACGAGTATGGCCATTGCCAAATATGTTGCTATATATAAAAAATTAACCGCAAAATCCTGA
- a CDS encoding polysaccharide deacetylase family protein translates to MTLFRNSVFKILYWFKIGNYLLYRNKKKSKVPVIVFHKIIPEYDSVWPGIHPRLFEEMILLLKKHYSILPLHYLHTQPEMDFTNACFITFDDGYTNYLDYAYPVLKKHNAHSTLFVLPFNISNNGHIWTSTVIFFIKHYSFSDIKDFFLQHNQDIDYSKTPNDFSLNLAITKHLCLLHHLERQKIVSALLEKFENDNRVISKELLSFEELKKLDEKHVTIASHSLTHPSFIQETDLEFIEFEIAESKNIIEEKLNIKVSSFAFPFARVNELSLKVVKKHYAMCFTKINELVSLSKLKEDRNYLYELPRFNIHQGSAEELFLLINGFHKMIKPKPSLQ, encoded by the coding sequence ATGACATTATTTAGAAATTCTGTGTTTAAAATATTGTATTGGTTTAAAATTGGGAATTACCTCCTTTACCGGAACAAAAAAAAATCAAAAGTACCCGTAATTGTTTTTCATAAAATTATTCCAGAATATGACAGTGTTTGGCCAGGAATTCACCCAAGGCTATTCGAAGAAATGATCTTATTGCTTAAAAAACATTATAGCATTTTACCCTTACATTATTTACATACTCAACCAGAAATGGACTTTACAAATGCGTGCTTCATCACATTTGATGACGGATATACGAACTATCTCGACTACGCCTATCCAGTTCTTAAAAAACATAATGCACACTCAACTCTTTTTGTATTGCCATTTAATATTTCTAACAATGGTCACATATGGACATCAACCGTCATTTTTTTTATTAAACATTATAGTTTTAGTGACATAAAAGATTTTTTTCTTCAACATAACCAAGATATCGATTATTCTAAAACCCCTAACGACTTTAGCTTGAATCTTGCGATTACAAAGCATCTTTGTTTATTACACCATTTAGAACGTCAGAAAATAGTTAGTGCTTTGTTAGAAAAGTTCGAAAATGATAACAGAGTTATAAGTAAGGAATTATTAAGTTTTGAGGAATTGAAAAAGCTAGACGAAAAACATGTAACTATTGCGTCACATAGCCTCACCCATCCAAGTTTTATTCAGGAAACAGATTTGGAATTTATTGAATTTGAAATTGCCGAATCGAAGAATATTATTGAAGAAAAATTAAATATTAAAGTGTCTTCTTTTGCATTTCCTTTTGCAAGGGTTAATGAATTATCACTTAAAGTTGTTAAAAAACACTACGCGATGTGCTTCACTAAAATCAATGAATTAGTAAGTCTATCGAAGTTAAAAGAAGACCGCAATTATTTATATGAACTTCCACGGTTCAATATCCATCAAGGGAGCGCTGAGGAACTTTTTTTATTAATAAATGGCTTTCATAAGATGATTAAACCTAAGCCTTCTTTGCAGTAG
- a CDS encoding NAD-dependent epimerase/dehydratase family protein produces the protein MSTLIIGASGFLGNACFEEFSKSGVTFGTDYINTTNNPIYVDSDFSITEKLIRDNKPNLIINCAGSSNIQKSFEDPERDYQLNTVLVEKLVNALKLNSSDSKFINLSSAAVYGNPKDLPVKESHPTSPLSPYGKNKLLSENILQEYFKKHGVKGLSVRIFSAYGIGLKRQFFYDLSSKLISNPDKITLFGTGNESRDFIYVSDIVKALKVLSDKAEFDAAVINIASGEESVIKTTAELYAKIFDYKGEICFNGEQIAGYPLNWKADISKIQTLGFKREINLEKGMCLYVDWIKKTIKA, from the coding sequence ATGAGTACTTTAATTATAGGGGCCTCGGGTTTTCTTGGTAATGCTTGTTTTGAAGAATTTTCAAAATCAGGGGTTACATTTGGCACAGACTATATTAATACTACCAATAATCCAATTTACGTTGATTCTGATTTTTCAATCACAGAAAAATTAATTCGCGATAACAAACCGAATCTGATCATTAACTGTGCCGGGTCGTCAAACATTCAAAAGAGTTTCGAAGATCCTGAACGAGATTATCAATTAAATACTGTTTTGGTTGAGAAACTAGTTAATGCATTAAAATTAAATTCTTCAGACTCCAAATTCATAAACCTTTCCAGTGCAGCTGTTTACGGTAACCCAAAGGATTTGCCTGTTAAAGAATCTCATCCTACTTCACCCTTATCGCCGTATGGTAAAAATAAATTGCTAAGTGAAAATATACTTCAAGAGTATTTTAAAAAGCATGGAGTAAAGGGATTGAGTGTCCGAATTTTTTCTGCCTATGGCATCGGACTTAAACGCCAATTTTTTTACGATTTAAGTTCGAAACTTATTTCTAATCCAGATAAAATCACACTTTTCGGTACAGGCAATGAATCGCGTGATTTTATTTATGTAAGTGACATAGTTAAGGCCTTGAAAGTGCTTTCGGATAAAGCTGAGTTTGATGCTGCTGTTATAAATATTGCAAGCGGCGAGGAATCAGTCATTAAAACAACTGCAGAACTCTACGCCAAGATATTTGATTACAAGGGTGAAATATGTTTTAATGGAGAACAGATTGCCGGCTATCCTCTTAATTGGAAAGCCGACATTTCAAAAATTCAAACATTGGGTTTTAAAAGGGAAATAAATTTGGAAAAAGGAATGTGCCTATATGTTGACTGGATAAAAAAAACAATAAAGGCGTGA
- a CDS encoding glycosyltransferase: MILAAIKSIQEQTFTDFEILIIDDGSTDGTDELIKNIDEQRIKYFKKTNGGVSSARNLGVEKSSGQFINFLDSDDLIYPAHLEEAHTYIVKNREAKIILFDYEWGRADRKKVNEVLIRYPNPNEAILSLNYPHTNSAFIHRSVFETTKFNESLSIGEDWDFWLKNSVRYKFHLGKIKTSYLVDHENRSVRNFKPDRHLKQKDLLISSLKHDALFLEKHQSQLFRIEAHMLSYIAIHVAIESKKGMALKLFVKSIFLDPKSIFNKRSFAIIKHLLLTW; this comes from the coding sequence ATGATATTGGCTGCCATTAAGAGTATTCAAGAACAAACCTTTACTGATTTTGAAATATTAATAATTGACGACGGAAGCACAGATGGCACAGATGAATTAATTAAAAACATCGACGAACAGCGAATAAAATACTTTAAAAAAACTAATGGTGGTGTTTCATCAGCCAGAAATCTTGGAGTAGAAAAAAGTTCCGGGCAATTCATAAATTTTTTAGACTCCGATGATCTAATTTATCCTGCTCATTTAGAGGAGGCGCATACTTATATTGTTAAGAATAGGGAAGCTAAAATTATTCTTTTTGATTACGAATGGGGCAGGGCAGATAGAAAAAAAGTGAATGAAGTGCTTATTCGTTACCCTAATCCGAATGAAGCCATCTTGTCATTAAATTATCCTCACACGAACAGTGCGTTTATTCACCGATCAGTTTTTGAAACGACCAAATTCAACGAATCCCTTAGTATTGGTGAGGATTGGGACTTCTGGCTTAAAAATTCGGTCCGTTATAAGTTCCACCTTGGCAAAATTAAAACATCTTATTTAGTGGATCATGAGAACAGAAGTGTTAGAAATTTTAAACCAGATCGTCACTTAAAACAAAAAGATCTGTTGATTTCTTCCCTAAAACACGATGCTTTATTTCTTGAAAAACATCAGTCTCAATTATTCAGAATTGAAGCACACATGTTATCTTATATTGCCATTCATGTCGCAATAGAATCAAAAAAAGGCATGGCACTAAAGCTTTTTGTAAAAAGCATATTTCTTGATCCGAAAAGTATTTTTAACAAACGTAGCTTTGCAATTATTAAACATTTACTTCTTACATGGTAA
- a CDS encoding acyltransferase family protein encodes MKDSKVYFENLDGVRGLAFLAVFLYHVFGYMNYDAGNGIENFFIQNIFLVGNLGVNLFFVLSGFLITYLLLKEKEIKGKINIKHFYMRRVLRIWPLFYLVLIIGFFVYPFLIHKFNLNDVKEHLIYYVGFLNNFDRIQTEFVGVGNDSLGVLWSIAVEEQFYLFWPILLQLLPKKQIPILMFLIIAVSLFFRYYSLGNESVLYFSTFSVMSDLAIGGLSAWLILYHQAFVTHIENLSPLVIKSAYLIFILSFISFKYWMNFNEVTRTGERLFLSLFFSFIILEQCFSLNSFFKLKNFKRLSQLGLISYGLYCLHLFSISFVQKVNSIFCLTKLNGFQFYAELFVCLVLSIGICYLSYNYFEKKLLRYKTRYA; translated from the coding sequence TTGAAAGATAGTAAAGTATATTTCGAGAATTTGGATGGAGTTAGAGGCTTAGCGTTTCTGGCAGTTTTCCTATATCATGTCTTTGGATATATGAATTATGATGCCGGAAATGGGATTGAAAATTTCTTTATTCAAAATATTTTTCTTGTTGGAAATCTAGGTGTGAATCTCTTTTTTGTTTTGAGTGGATTTTTGATTACTTATTTGTTGCTGAAAGAAAAGGAAATAAAAGGTAAGATCAACATCAAACATTTTTATATGCGCCGTGTACTCAGAATATGGCCACTATTTTACCTTGTTTTAATTATTGGTTTTTTTGTTTATCCTTTCCTGATTCATAAATTTAATCTGAATGATGTAAAAGAACATCTTATTTATTATGTTGGCTTTCTAAATAATTTTGATCGGATCCAAACGGAATTTGTCGGAGTTGGAAATGATAGTTTGGGTGTATTATGGTCTATAGCAGTTGAAGAACAGTTCTATCTTTTTTGGCCAATTCTTCTACAACTACTTCCTAAAAAACAAATCCCCATTCTCATGTTCCTAATTATAGCAGTTAGTCTCTTTTTTAGGTATTACAGTCTTGGCAATGAAAGCGTATTGTATTTCAGTACTTTCAGTGTGATGTCTGATTTAGCAATCGGAGGACTTAGTGCCTGGCTTATTCTTTATCACCAGGCGTTTGTTACCCACATAGAAAATTTGTCCCCTCTCGTAATAAAAAGTGCTTACCTTATTTTTATACTTTCATTTATTTCATTTAAATACTGGATGAATTTTAATGAAGTAACCCGAACAGGTGAGCGACTCTTCTTATCACTGTTTTTTTCGTTTATTATTTTGGAACAATGCTTTTCTCTAAATTCATTTTTCAAATTAAAAAACTTCAAAAGACTCAGTCAACTTGGTCTCATCTCCTACGGACTCTATTGTTTACATTTATTCAGTATTTCATTTGTTCAAAAAGTAAACAGTATTTTTTGTTTGACTAAATTGAACGGGTTTCAATTTTATGCGGAATTATTTGTCTGCCTGGTATTAAGCATTGGTATATGTTATTTAAGTTATAATTATTTTGAAAAGAAATTACTTCGTTATAAAACAAGGTATGCCTAA